One segment of Clostridium ljungdahlii DSM 13528 DNA contains the following:
- a CDS encoding YicC/YloC family endoribonuclease, with amino-acid sequence MIKSMTGFGRGTIESEKQSFIVEIKSVNHRYCDLNIKMPKSLMPLEDRIRKIVQQKINRGKVDVFITQMNFEDQATKAVLNEGLANSYVECLNVIKEKYNIKDNISLSLIAKFPEIITVKKDDADLGNIWKYLLTAFNDALEMLVGMREKEGEKLEKNILEKCSSIQTLLNTIENKSFQVVKEYKEKLSERLKDLLDKYPVDENRVAMEIALFADKSCIDEEIVRLNSHIVQFKETLTLKEPVGRKLDFILQEMNREANTIASKSTNLDITKVTLNIKNEIEKIREQIQNVE; translated from the coding sequence ATGATTAAAAGTATGACTGGTTTTGGAAGAGGCACTATAGAAAGTGAAAAACAAAGTTTTATAGTGGAAATAAAAAGTGTAAATCATAGATATTGTGATTTAAATATTAAAATGCCAAAAAGTCTTATGCCTCTGGAAGACAGAATAAGAAAAATTGTTCAGCAAAAAATAAATAGAGGTAAGGTAGATGTTTTTATAACTCAAATGAACTTTGAAGATCAGGCTACAAAGGCTGTATTAAATGAAGGTTTAGCTAATAGCTATGTAGAATGTTTAAATGTTATTAAGGAAAAATACAATATAAAAGACAATATATCTCTTTCACTTATTGCTAAATTTCCAGAAATTATAACTGTAAAAAAAGACGATGCTGATCTTGGAAATATATGGAAGTATTTATTAACTGCTTTTAATGATGCATTAGAAATGCTAGTGGGTATGAGAGAAAAAGAAGGGGAGAAACTAGAAAAAAATATACTTGAAAAATGCAGTTCTATTCAAACTTTACTAAATACTATAGAAAATAAATCTTTTCAAGTAGTAAAGGAATATAAAGAAAAGCTTTCAGAAAGGTTGAAGGATTTGCTTGATAAATATCCGGTAGATGAGAATAGAGTTGCAATGGAAATAGCACTATTTGCAGATAAATCTTGTATTGATGAAGAAATTGTAAGGCTAAATAGCCATATAGTACAATTTAAAGAGACATTAACATTGAAGGAACCTGTAGGAAGAAAACTTGATTTTATACTACAGGAAATGAATAGAGAGGCAAATACAATTGCTTCCAAATCAACAAATCTGGATATAACTAAAGTTACATTAAATATAAAAAACGAAATAGAAAAAATAAGAGAGCAAATACAAAACGTGGAGTAA
- the remA gene encoding extracellular matrix/biofilm regulator RemA: MGIKLINIGFGNIVSANRLVAIVSPESAPIKRIIQEARDRGMLIDATYGRRTRAVIITDSDHVILSAVQPETVAHRLSSKDGEDDIGEVEE; the protein is encoded by the coding sequence ATGGGTATAAAATTAATAAACATAGGATTTGGAAATATTGTTTCAGCAAATAGATTGGTGGCTATAGTAAGTCCAGAATCCGCTCCCATAAAGAGAATAATTCAGGAAGCAAGAGATAGAGGAATGCTTATAGACGCTACTTATGGAAGAAGAACAAGAGCTGTTATAATAACAGATAGTGATCATGTAATACTTTCAGCAGTTCAACCTGAAACTGTAGCACATAGATTGTCTTCCAAAGATGGTGAAGATGATATTGGTGAGGTTGAGGAATAA
- the gmk gene encoding guanylate kinase: MSRKGLLIVISGPSGTGKGTVCKALLKKNDFWISTSATTRSPRKGEVDGVNYYFLTEETFKDKIKNKDFLEYAKVYENYYGTPKSQVLKAIDEGKDVVLEIDIQGALKVKESYPEGVFIFILPPSMKELKNRIIGRGSETPESLNLRFKSAYKEINYVSKYNYAVINDTVDNAVENIESIITAEKCRVDRIKDEILNSKEGILYE, translated from the coding sequence ATGTCAAGAAAAGGATTGCTAATTGTCATATCAGGACCTTCTGGAACTGGAAAAGGTACAGTTTGCAAGGCATTGCTGAAAAAAAATGATTTTTGGATTTCTACTTCAGCTACTACTAGGTCTCCAAGAAAAGGGGAGGTAGATGGAGTAAATTATTATTTTTTGACCGAGGAGACTTTTAAGGACAAAATAAAAAATAAGGATTTTTTAGAGTATGCTAAAGTTTATGAAAACTATTATGGTACACCTAAGTCTCAAGTTTTGAAAGCTATAGATGAAGGAAAAGATGTAGTGCTTGAAATTGATATTCAGGGAGCCTTAAAGGTAAAAGAAAGCTATCCAGAAGGGGTGTTTATATTTATACTTCCGCCTTCAATGAAAGAACTTAAAAACAGGATTATAGGTAGGGGAAGTGAAACACCTGAGTCCTTGAATCTAAGATTTAAGTCAGCTTATAAGGAAATAAATTATGTTTCAAAATATAATTATGCGGTTATAAACGATACTGTAGACAATGCAGTGGAAAATATAGAGAGCATTATTACAGCTGAAAAATGTAGAGTAGATAGGATTAAAGATGAAATATTAAATTCTAAGGAGGGTATTTTATATGAATAA
- the rpoZ gene encoding DNA-directed RNA polymerase subunit omega, with amino-acid sequence MNNSMINPSIVDLLKKVDNRYTLVTITAKRARQLIQDSEPLVDVDSTKPVTIAINEIDQDLITYETVKEGIK; translated from the coding sequence ATGAATAATTCAATGATAAATCCATCTATTGTGGATTTACTTAAAAAGGTAGATAATAGGTATACTTTAGTTACTATAACAGCTAAAAGGGCAAGACAACTAATTCAGGATTCGGAACCACTTGTAGATGTGGATTCAACTAAACCAGTTACTATAGCTATTAATGAAATAGATCAAGATTTGATTACCTATGAAACTGTAAAAGAGGGAATTAAATAA
- the coaBC gene encoding bifunctional phosphopantothenoylcysteine decarboxylase/phosphopantothenate--cysteine ligase CoaBC — MVNGKKTVVIGVTGGIAAYKSLDVISRLKKKDFDINVIMTKSAAKFVTPLTFQTLSQNIVHTDMFEEPRAFEIQHISLAKKADLVAIVPATANIIGKVSSGVADDLLTTTIMATKAPVIFAPAMNTNMYSNPILQDNINKLMKFGYEFIKPAVGRLACGDSGEGKLPDADFIAQVIESMLYGIKDLRGKKVLVTAGPTIADIDPVRYITNRSSGKMGYSIAEEARDRGADVTLISGPTKLNIPFGINFINVRTNAQMLKAVLDNFQGQDIVIKAAAVSDYKTKDYSKRKIKKSEDEFSLAFISDVDILKELGKLKKNQILVGFAAESNDLLENASKKLEKKNLDYIVANNITASDSGFASDDNRVTILSRDGKKVDLNKMSKREVARNLFNILSQR; from the coding sequence ATGGTAAATGGCAAGAAAACAGTTGTCATAGGGGTAACTGGTGGAATAGCAGCTTATAAATCACTAGATGTTATAAGTAGGTTGAAAAAAAAGGACTTTGATATAAATGTAATAATGACAAAGTCTGCTGCAAAATTTGTTACTCCCCTTACTTTCCAGACTTTAAGTCAAAATATAGTACACACTGATATGTTTGAAGAACCACGAGCTTTTGAAATACAACACATTTCTCTTGCAAAAAAAGCGGATTTGGTAGCAATAGTTCCTGCTACGGCTAACATAATAGGAAAGGTTTCAAGTGGAGTAGCAGATGATCTTTTAACTACAACTATCATGGCAACTAAGGCTCCTGTAATTTTTGCACCTGCTATGAATACAAATATGTATTCCAATCCAATCCTGCAGGATAATATAAATAAACTTATGAAGTTTGGATATGAATTCATAAAACCAGCTGTAGGAAGATTGGCATGTGGCGATAGTGGAGAAGGAAAACTTCCAGATGCTGATTTTATAGCTCAGGTAATTGAAAGTATGCTTTATGGTATTAAGGACTTACGGGGAAAAAAGGTTCTTGTAACTGCAGGACCGACTATAGCAGATATAGATCCAGTAAGATATATAACAAATAGGTCTTCAGGAAAGATGGGTTATTCCATAGCCGAAGAGGCTAGGGACAGAGGTGCAGATGTAACTTTGATATCTGGGCCTACAAAGCTAAATATTCCATTTGGAATTAATTTTATAAATGTAAGGACAAATGCACAGATGCTAAAGGCTGTGCTTGATAATTTTCAAGGACAAGATATAGTAATAAAAGCTGCTGCAGTATCTGATTATAAAACAAAAGATTATTCCAAAAGGAAGATAAAGAAAAGTGAAGATGAATTTTCATTAGCTTTTATTAGTGATGTGGACATATTGAAGGAACTTGGGAAATTAAAGAAAAATCAAATTCTAGTTGGATTTGCTGCTGAAAGCAACGATCTTTTGGAGAATGCTTCAAAGAAGCTCGAGAAAAAGAATCTTGACTATATAGTTGCCAATAATATAACGGCATCTGATTCAGGATTTGCTTCAGATGACAACAGGGTAACAATACTATCAAGGGATGGAAAAAAGGTAGATTTAAATAAGATGAGTAAGAGAGAAGTTGCTCGAAATTTATTCAATATACTATCCCAAAGGTAA
- the priA gene encoding primosomal protein N': MYTYAGIIVNNSSVKLDKIFTYKIPDKLSGKISIGSRVKIPFGMGNNKLDGFVVRLYEDDIESRKIKEISDICEKFPLFTKEDLTLIEKMREIYLCTYLECIRVFIPRGTLKGMKKKKESLIYIGKDLEGNFNKEPYIDIYKVVKENNGVYTKNFISKNYKLSLSSINTMIKHGFLVVNEKTVDRYDVRQYRAYSKKVLNSEQQYAVDNIINSDKNIFLIHGVTGSGKTEIYMHLVEKAMDKGKESIILVPEIALTPQMVERFKGRFGKNISVFHSKLSDGERYDEWMRVKLGQVKVAIGARSAVFLPFNNLGLIIIDEEHEWSYKSDSNPKYNAREIGQMKCKQYNCKMILGSATPSIETYYKCKTGEIELIDIKNRADGALMPEVEIVDMRQELINNNKSIFSRELYQCICNRLSKGEQIILFLNRRGYSTFVSCRKCGYVFKCNNCDISYTYHQNQRKLVCHYCGSRIEVPKVCPKCGSKYVKYFGVGTEKVENQIKAYFPKARTLRMDFDTTRSKNSYENIYNTFKQGKADILIGTQMVAKGLDFKNVTLVGVVAADLSLNLPDFKSTERTYELITQVSGRAGRGEKPGKVIIQTYNPENYSIRYAAKNDYDSFYREEIGIRENMSYPPFADILLINMNSKNENVLIKNIQNVGIFLKKLLEKDDKIIILGPCPCQISKIKELYRWQIILKGKITINIAQNVKEVVYDLLKDVYNDIRVSIDRNPNSML; this comes from the coding sequence GTGTATACATATGCAGGTATAATTGTAAACAATAGTTCTGTAAAATTAGATAAAATTTTTACCTATAAAATACCAGATAAGTTAAGTGGAAAAATTAGTATAGGTTCTAGAGTAAAAATACCTTTTGGTATGGGAAACAATAAATTAGATGGATTTGTAGTTAGGTTATATGAAGATGATATAGAAAGCAGGAAAATTAAAGAAATAAGTGATATATGTGAAAAATTCCCGCTTTTTACAAAAGAAGATTTAACTCTTATAGAAAAAATGAGAGAAATATACTTGTGTACATATCTAGAATGTATAAGAGTGTTTATTCCGAGGGGAACACTTAAAGGAATGAAAAAGAAAAAGGAAAGCCTAATTTATATTGGTAAAGATTTAGAAGGAAACTTTAATAAAGAACCATACATAGATATATATAAAGTAGTAAAAGAAAACAATGGAGTATACACTAAGAACTTTATAAGCAAAAATTATAAATTATCCCTATCATCTATAAATACTATGATAAAACATGGATTTCTTGTGGTTAATGAGAAAACTGTAGATAGGTATGATGTAAGACAGTATAGAGCGTATTCTAAAAAGGTACTGAATAGTGAGCAGCAGTATGCAGTAGACAATATAATAAACTCAGATAAAAACATATTTTTGATTCATGGAGTCACAGGTAGTGGTAAAACTGAAATTTACATGCATCTTGTTGAAAAGGCTATGGATAAAGGTAAGGAATCCATAATACTGGTGCCGGAAATTGCACTTACTCCACAAATGGTTGAAAGATTTAAAGGAAGATTCGGAAAAAATATAAGTGTATTTCATAGCAAATTATCAGATGGGGAAAGATATGATGAATGGATGAGGGTAAAGCTTGGCCAGGTGAAAGTTGCAATTGGTGCAAGATCTGCGGTATTTCTTCCATTTAATAACTTAGGACTTATAATAATAGATGAAGAACATGAGTGGAGCTACAAATCAGACAGTAATCCAAAGTATAATGCTAGAGAAATTGGACAGATGAAATGTAAACAATACAATTGTAAAATGATACTTGGCTCAGCCACACCTTCTATAGAAACGTATTATAAATGTAAGACTGGTGAAATTGAACTTATAGATATAAAAAACAGAGCAGATGGGGCACTTATGCCAGAAGTTGAAATTGTAGATATGAGGCAGGAACTTATAAATAACAATAAATCTATATTCAGTAGGGAACTTTATCAATGTATTTGTAACAGACTTTCAAAGGGTGAACAGATAATATTGTTTTTAAATAGGAGAGGCTATTCCACCTTTGTTTCTTGCAGAAAATGTGGTTATGTATTTAAATGCAATAATTGTGATATATCCTATACCTATCACCAGAATCAAAGAAAACTTGTTTGTCATTATTGTGGAAGCAGGATAGAAGTACCTAAAGTTTGCCCTAAATGTGGCAGTAAATATGTTAAATATTTTGGTGTGGGAACAGAAAAGGTGGAAAACCAGATAAAAGCTTATTTCCCTAAAGCAAGAACACTTAGAATGGATTTTGATACTACAAGAAGTAAAAATTCTTATGAAAATATCTATAATACATTCAAACAGGGAAAAGCAGATATACTTATAGGAACTCAAATGGTAGCAAAAGGTTTGGATTTTAAAAATGTAACTTTAGTAGGTGTAGTGGCTGCAGATTTGTCCCTTAATTTGCCGGATTTTAAATCTACAGAGAGGACATATGAACTTATAACCCAAGTTTCAGGAAGGGCAGGTAGAGGAGAAAAGCCTGGAAAAGTAATTATTCAAACTTATAATCCTGAAAATTACAGCATAAGATATGCAGCTAAAAATGATTACGATAGTTTTTATAGGGAAGAAATTGGAATAAGGGAAAATATGAGTTATCCCCCATTTGCAGATATACTTCTTATAAATATGAATAGTAAAAATGAAAATGTATTAATAAAAAATATACAAAATGTTGGTATATTCTTAAAAAAACTTCTTGAAAAAGATGATAAAATTATAATATTAGGACCATGTCCCTGTCAAATATCAAAAATAAAGGAATTGTACAGGTGGCAGATAATATTAAAAGGAAAGATAACCATAAATATTGCACAAAATGTTAAAGAAGTAGTTTATGATTTATTGAAAGATGTTTATAATGATATAAGAGTTAGTATAGATAGGAATCCTAACAGTATGTTGTAA
- the def gene encoding peptide deformylase encodes MALRTVRKYGDSILRKKSRKVEEINERIHVLLDDMEETLYEEDGVGLAAPQVGVLKRVIVIDVGEGILKLVNPEITYSEGKAVDIEGCLSIPGSEGEVERPKKVKVKALNEKGEEIVIEGEDLLARALCHEIDHLNGILFIDKIIKKGEVTK; translated from the coding sequence ATGGCTTTGAGAACTGTCAGAAAATATGGAGATAGTATATTAAGAAAAAAAAGTAGGAAAGTAGAGGAAATAAATGAAAGAATCCATGTACTGTTAGATGACATGGAGGAAACCCTTTATGAAGAAGATGGTGTAGGACTTGCAGCACCTCAAGTGGGTGTTTTAAAGAGAGTTATAGTTATAGATGTTGGAGAAGGGATTTTAAAACTAGTGAATCCAGAAATTACATATTCTGAGGGTAAAGCCGTAGATATAGAAGGATGTTTGAGTATACCCGGAAGTGAAGGGGAGGTTGAAAGGCCAAAGAAAGTAAAGGTAAAAGCATTAAATGAGAAAGGTGAAGAGATTGTAATAGAAGGTGAGGATTTGCTTGCCAGAGCACTTTGCCATGAAATAGACCATTTAAATGGCATACTCTTCATAGATAAAATCATAAAAAAAGGTGAGGTAACTAAGTAA
- the fmt gene encoding methionyl-tRNA formyltransferase has product MNIVFMGTPEFSVPSLKRLIEEFNVEAVFTQPDKPKGRGKKLCFSEVKEEALKHDIPIYQPLKLKNDAEAISALTKIRPDFIVVVAYGQILTKQVLDIPKYGCINLHASLLPKYRGAAPINWCIINGESESGNTTMFMDTGLDTGDMLLSSNVKITDIMTAGELHDVLMEDGAELLVKTLKGLEKGDIVRKKQGETTTEYAGMLNKSMAKINWNLNCKDIKNFVRGLNPWPIAYTQYKNDNMKIYEVECLDESCGEEPGCIIDVSKNGIKVACGNGTVLIKKIQFPGRKPMNVSEYIKGHSIEKNIVLKK; this is encoded by the coding sequence ATGAATATAGTTTTTATGGGAACACCTGAATTTTCGGTGCCATCTTTAAAAAGATTAATAGAGGAATTTAATGTTGAAGCTGTATTTACTCAACCAGATAAACCAAAGGGGAGAGGTAAAAAGTTATGTTTTTCCGAAGTTAAAGAAGAGGCTCTTAAACACGATATTCCAATATATCAACCCCTTAAGTTAAAAAATGATGCAGAGGCAATTTCTGCTTTAACAAAGATAAGACCAGATTTCATAGTGGTAGTTGCCTATGGACAGATACTTACAAAACAAGTTCTGGATATACCTAAGTATGGATGCATAAATCTTCATGCTTCACTTTTACCTAAATATAGGGGAGCAGCACCTATAAACTGGTGTATTATAAATGGAGAAAGTGAAAGTGGAAATACTACTATGTTTATGGATACAGGGCTTGATACAGGAGATATGCTTTTAAGCAGCAATGTTAAAATTACAGATATTATGACAGCTGGTGAACTCCACGATGTGCTTATGGAAGATGGAGCAGAACTATTGGTCAAAACATTAAAAGGACTGGAAAAAGGTGATATTGTAAGAAAAAAACAGGGAGAAACTACAACTGAGTATGCTGGAATGTTGAATAAGAGTATGGCAAAGATAAATTGGAATTTAAATTGTAAAGACATAAAAAATTTTGTAAGAGGTTTAAATCCATGGCCTATTGCATATACTCAATATAAGAATGATAATATGAAAATATATGAGGTGGAGTGCTTGGATGAAAGTTGTGGTGAGGAACCAGGCTGTATAATAGATGTATCCAAAAATGGAATTAAAGTTGCCTGTGGAAATGGCACTGTACTCATAAAAAAAATACAATTTCCTGGAAGAAAACCCATGAATGTAAGTGAATATATAAAAGGACATTCTATAGAAAAAAACATTGTATTAAAAAAGTAA
- a CDS encoding zinc metallopeptidase has product MFFFDSSFIILIPAILVAAWAQYKVSSTFNKYSRYRSQNGYTGAQVARMLLDGSGLYDVPVELIPGKLSDHYDPSKRVMRLSEEVYYGNSVASIGVAAHETGHAIQHKNGYVPLIIRNSIVPAVNFGSSASWILFLAGIILGIKGLVNIGIILFTLVVLFQIITLPVEFNASSRALKILERRNILYSDELVGARSVLSAAAMTYVAAALTAIANLLRLIYISRDRD; this is encoded by the coding sequence ATGTTTTTCTTTGACAGCAGTTTTATTATACTCATTCCTGCGATTTTAGTAGCAGCTTGGGCACAGTATAAAGTATCGTCCACTTTTAATAAATATTCAAGATATAGAAGTCAAAATGGATATACAGGTGCTCAGGTAGCTAGGATGCTTTTAGATGGCAGTGGTTTATATGATGTACCAGTAGAGCTGATACCAGGAAAACTCAGTGATCACTATGATCCTTCAAAAAGAGTTATGAGACTTTCAGAAGAAGTTTATTATGGAAATTCTGTGGCGTCAATTGGGGTTGCAGCTCATGAAACAGGGCACGCAATTCAGCACAAAAACGGGTATGTACCACTTATTATAAGAAATTCCATTGTACCTGCAGTTAACTTTGGTTCTAGTGCGTCCTGGATACTATTTTTAGCAGGAATTATTTTAGGAATTAAGGGACTTGTGAATATAGGTATAATTTTATTTACTTTAGTAGTTTTGTTTCAGATAATAACTCTTCCAGTAGAATTCAATGCGTCAAGTAGAGCATTAAAAATATTAGAAAGAAGAAATATATTATATTCCGATGAGTTAGTTGGAGCTAGATCTGTTTTAAGTGCTGCTGCAATGACTTATGTAGCTGCAGCGTTAACGGCTATAGCTAATTTATTAAGACTTATATATATAAGTAGGGACAGAGATTAA
- the rsmB gene encoding 16S rRNA (cytosine(967)-C(5))-methyltransferase RsmB: protein MNGARSTAVEILNEVLGSNAYSNKVLNTYLNKNNLNKKDKALVTEIVYGTLKYMYTIDTILDDFIKSSLKKMNIDIVNILRISIYQLRYLDKIPEFAVVNEAVELSKKKSKGLSKLVNGVLRNYLRNKDNLHCEHKDNKIDNLCFKYSFPRWMTLLFIHQYGEAVGESILQSLNYIPKVTVRVNGLKIDYKSVWDELLKNGYDIQKGKICKEAVVINRGSNIEENPLFKKGYITVQDESAMLVAHIVDPEENMTVLDMCSAPGGKSCHMAELMKNTGVIYAYDLHENKLRFVEENANRMDIKNIKCNKLDAEKYVEQFEATADRVLIDVPCSGLGIVRKKPEIKWNKSMKSLNSLINVQRKIMLNASRYVKDGGKLIYSTCTLNKSENEDNINWFIRENPQYKLEKIYCGDFDNIIYHKEGYITILPDDNMDGFFIAKMIKHR, encoded by the coding sequence ATGAATGGAGCAAGAAGTACAGCTGTAGAAATACTTAATGAGGTATTGGGAAGTAATGCATATTCTAATAAAGTTTTAAATACGTATTTAAATAAGAATAATTTAAACAAAAAGGATAAGGCTTTAGTTACTGAAATAGTATATGGTACTTTAAAATATATGTATACTATTGACACTATACTAGATGATTTCATAAAAAGTAGTTTAAAGAAGATGAATATAGATATAGTAAATATACTGAGAATTTCTATATATCAACTCAGGTACCTAGATAAAATACCTGAGTTTGCAGTAGTAAATGAAGCCGTAGAACTTTCGAAAAAAAAGTCAAAGGGGCTCTCAAAATTAGTCAATGGAGTCTTAAGAAATTACTTGAGAAATAAAGATAATTTGCACTGTGAACATAAGGACAATAAAATAGATAACTTGTGTTTTAAATATTCATTTCCAAGGTGGATGACTTTGCTTTTTATTCATCAATATGGAGAAGCTGTAGGTGAGAGTATATTACAATCACTTAATTACATACCCAAAGTTACAGTTAGAGTTAATGGATTAAAAATTGATTATAAAAGTGTTTGGGATGAACTTTTAAAAAATGGATATGACATACAAAAAGGTAAAATATGCAAGGAAGCTGTAGTAATAAATAGAGGCAGCAATATAGAGGAAAATCCACTTTTTAAAAAAGGATATATAACAGTACAGGATGAAAGTGCCATGCTTGTAGCACATATTGTAGACCCGGAAGAAAATATGACCGTACTTGATATGTGCAGTGCACCTGGAGGAAAGTCCTGCCATATGGCAGAACTTATGAAAAATACAGGAGTAATATATGCCTATGATTTACATGAGAATAAATTAAGATTTGTAGAAGAAAACGCAAATAGAATGGATATTAAAAACATAAAATGTAATAAGTTAGATGCGGAAAAATATGTAGAACAGTTTGAAGCTACAGCAGATAGAGTGCTAATAGATGTGCCATGCTCAGGACTAGGAATAGTAAGAAAGAAACCTGAAATTAAATGGAACAAAAGTATGAAGTCTTTAAATAGCCTTATAAATGTGCAGAGAAAAATCATGTTAAATGCTTCAAGATATGTAAAAGATGGTGGAAAACTTATATATTCTACTTGTACCTTAAATAAAAGTGAAAATGAAGATAACATAAATTGGTTTATTAGAGAAAATCCTCAGTATAAATTAGAAAAAATTTATTGTGGTGATTTTGACAACATAATTTATCATAAAGAGGGATATATAACTATATTGCCCGATGATAATATGGATGGATTTTTTATTGCAAAAATGATAAAACATAGGTAG
- the rlmN gene encoding 23S rRNA (adenine(2503)-C(2))-methyltransferase RlmN, with protein MDNILDFDMEELKSWMRDNCESEFRAKQIMDWIYKNGQCDFDNMTNIPKKLLEKLKTNFYIGTTELVKKCESKFRDTFKFLYEYKDGNMVETVVMKYKHGNSICISTQVGCRMGCKFCASTIDGMVRNLTAGEMLGQILKSQNEIGERISNIVLMGSGEPLDNYENVLKFLKIVNSEYSFNIGQRHITLSTCGIVPKIKDLADRDLQITLAISLHAPNDVMRKKIMPIANKYSIKDVIDACKYYIDKTGKRVSFEYALVSGVNDSLKCCDELTELISGLLCHVNLIPVNEVKENNLKKSSSDDVKKFYHRLIKNKIETTIRREMGSDIDAACGQLRRSYLKSKKL; from the coding sequence ATGGATAATATTCTTGACTTTGATATGGAAGAATTGAAAAGTTGGATGAGAGACAATTGTGAAAGTGAATTCAGAGCAAAACAGATAATGGACTGGATATATAAAAATGGTCAATGCGATTTTGATAATATGACCAATATACCTAAGAAGTTACTAGAAAAGTTAAAAACAAATTTTTACATAGGTACTACTGAATTAGTTAAAAAATGTGAGTCAAAATTTAGAGATACTTTTAAATTTTTATATGAATATAAAGATGGAAATATGGTGGAAACTGTAGTTATGAAATATAAACATGGTAATTCCATATGTATTTCAACTCAAGTAGGATGTAGGATGGGATGTAAGTTTTGTGCATCTACAATAGATGGAATGGTTAGAAACTTGACAGCAGGAGAAATGTTAGGCCAAATTTTAAAATCCCAGAATGAAATAGGAGAGAGGATATCTAATATAGTCCTTATGGGAAGTGGGGAACCCCTAGATAATTATGAAAATGTTTTGAAGTTTTTAAAAATAGTAAATTCTGAGTACAGTTTCAACATAGGCCAAAGACATATAACCTTGTCAACTTGTGGTATAGTACCTAAGATAAAGGATTTAGCAGATAGGGATCTTCAGATAACTTTGGCCATATCACTACATGCTCCAAATGACGTTATGAGAAAAAAAATAATGCCTATTGCAAATAAATATTCCATAAAAGATGTAATAGATGCATGTAAGTATTATATAGATAAGACGGGTAAAAGGGTATCTTTTGAATACGCTTTGGTAAGTGGAGTAAATGACAGTTTAAAATGTTGTGATGAATTAACTGAACTTATAAGTGGATTATTGTGCCATGTTAATTTAATACCAGTCAATGAAGTTAAGGAAAATAACTTAAAAAAATCTTCTTCTGATGATGTAAAGAAATTTTACCATAGGTTGATTAAGAATAAAATAGAGACTACTATAAGAAGAGAAATGGGTTCAGACATAGACGCTGCTTGCGGACAATTGAGGAGAAGTTATTTAAAATCGAAAAAGTTATAG